The following proteins are encoded in a genomic region of Rhinolophus ferrumequinum isolate MPI-CBG mRhiFer1 chromosome 17, mRhiFer1_v1.p, whole genome shotgun sequence:
- the C17H3orf14 gene encoding uncharacterized protein C3orf14 homolog, which yields MTSLFAQEIRLSKRYEEIVSQRLMLLQQMESKFGEQNKEKTSQIQAAETAFKRNLSLLKDIEAAEKSLQTRIHLPPPPELVSLETLYWASVEEYIPKWEQFLLGRAPYPIGVENQNEAENTIQNKAQQ from the exons ATGACTTCCTTGTTTGCTCAAGAAATTCGCCTTTCTAAAAGATATGAAGAAat agtaTCACAAAGATTAATGTTACTTCAACAAATGGAGAGTAAATTTGGAgagcaaaacaaggaaaagacaTCTCAGATTCAAGCAGCTGAGACTGCTTTTAAAAGGAACCTTAGTCTTTTAAAG GATATAGAAGCAGCAGAAAAGTCTCTACAGACCCGAATTCACCTACCTCCACCGCCTGAGCTCGTTTCTCTTGAG actcTTTACTGGGCATCAGTAGAAGAATATATTCCCAAATGGGAACAGTTTCTTTTAGGAAGAGCACCATATCCTATTGGTgttgaaaatcaaaatgaagcagaaaatacCATTCAAAACAAGGCACAGCAATAA